In one window of Reinekea forsetii DNA:
- a CDS encoding cytochrome b, with the protein MTTYPRLTQENPPHDYSSPYRWLHWTIATGCITLLIAGQQFNLPLSNAYRSAGLRYHSTIGTVVLVCALYLFFKRFIRRDTRPNHNLPMLKRLIATGVHLALYSLAILIPLTGLLTAYYAELPVLLLGLFDISGYATDNALYTQIRRVHELATLLAMALLVAHVGAAIYHHRIQKDRVLSAMVDIDYYAEKWRVLRRKLRR; encoded by the coding sequence GTGACCACTTACCCGAGACTAACCCAGGAAAACCCACCCCATGACTACAGCAGCCCTTATCGCTGGCTGCATTGGACCATTGCCACCGGCTGTATCACTCTCCTCATTGCCGGGCAGCAATTTAACCTGCCGCTGTCAAATGCCTACCGCAGTGCCGGTTTGCGCTACCATTCCACTATCGGCACAGTGGTGTTGGTCTGCGCGCTCTACCTCTTTTTTAAACGCTTTATCCGCCGCGACACTCGACCGAATCACAACCTGCCCATGCTGAAAAGACTCATCGCGACCGGCGTGCATCTTGCGCTCTACTCCCTCGCCATTCTCATTCCCCTGACTGGCCTACTAACCGCCTATTATGCCGAACTGCCTGTTTTACTCCTTGGCCTATTCGATATCTCTGGTTATGCCACTGACAATGCCCTCTATACCCAGATCCGACGGGTCCACGAGCTGGCGACCTTGCTTGCCATGGCACTGTTAGTGGCCCACGTCGGGGCCGCCATCTATCACCACCGAATTCAGAAAGACCGGGTACTCAGCGCTATGGTGGATATCGATTATTATGCCGAAAAGTGGCGGGTGCTGCGCCGTAAATTGCGACGCTGA
- a CDS encoding efflux RND transporter permease subunit, with amino-acid sequence MLTWIISLSLRMRTVMMALALILLVGGVMQIRTVPLDLVPEFSPLSLDVHTEALGLSTTEVESLITVPLEADLLNGVPWLDSIESESITSLSAIEMFFAPGTDLMQARQMVQERLTQAHALPNVSNPPVMLQPVSSSSRVMNIGLNSKTVSLIDMSVLARWNIVPRLVGVPGVANVSVWGLRNKQVQVQVNPATLHANNITLEQIIKTAGESVWASPLTYLNSSTPGSGGFIDTPNQRLGVRHISPTATPESFSQVPVFGTAIPLHQVAHVIEANQPLIGDAIFKTGSGLLLAIDKFPGANTIEVTHGVEAALLELSPGMQGIEVDSHIYRPASFIERAAENLGTGIAVAYMLLLIAFASLFANWRVTLIAAVVVPLSGFSAIWALNAWGADTNMMMIAGLTLAIAVIVGDAVLSLDTIVRRLGAADGIANKKTDFAIIVTAAREACSPLLYATLMLLLAVVPLLFMHGTMAPFFKPMIWAYAVAVLASLTVALVLTPALCLLLLGGAPVAERTYSRLMDKLNGLSEVLVNATLAKLWPTILLAVVGLGVGLFVWNQAEHAYLPIFNETDIVVEIDAPAGTSLPAMSQITQDLINEILAIPGVRNAAAQVGRAVFSAEVSDVDSAEIWVSIDLDAQYEETLAKIQSVANARPNISAEVSSFLSKRILETLTGDDETISVRVFGHDYAILQAKAEEIRTLLEKIEGITNPLIEAHAEKTTIEVVVDLDRARQYGLKPGDVRRAASTLVQGITVGALFEDQKVFDVVVVGSDTIHTNLDDVRNLLIDAVTGEQVRLGDVADVRVVSAPSVILRQGVSRRLDIVADISGRDVGAVSREVARTIQGMSFPFEYHAHVLGEYFQQKTALQSLYRNFFAVALIIFLLLQAAFGSWKMALLSMVGIPITLLGGFLVVMPSGYFSLGSMVGLGIALSFSVRNGVTLIRAFQWRQLQGTPFGALLVRSVIAERMPALLISALVLAALSFPFIVLGNIAGLEILHASASVMLGGLVSALVLVLCCIPALYLRFGADAGRDTLGLGDLAQNTSANTSTPSLESGASL; translated from the coding sequence ATGTTAACTTGGATTATTTCCCTCAGCCTGCGTATGCGCACCGTTATGATGGCCTTGGCACTCATATTATTGGTTGGCGGCGTTATGCAAATTCGCACTGTCCCGCTTGATCTCGTACCCGAGTTTTCACCCTTGTCACTAGATGTTCATACTGAGGCGCTGGGCCTGTCAACCACCGAGGTTGAGTCATTAATCACGGTGCCGCTTGAGGCTGACTTGCTCAATGGAGTGCCCTGGTTAGACTCGATCGAGTCAGAATCGATTACCAGTTTGTCGGCCATCGAGATGTTTTTCGCACCCGGGACCGACCTCATGCAAGCCCGCCAAATGGTGCAAGAACGGCTCACCCAGGCCCATGCCCTGCCAAATGTATCCAACCCGCCGGTGATGCTGCAACCGGTCTCGTCCTCTAGTCGGGTGATGAATATCGGCCTGAATTCAAAAACCGTATCGCTTATCGACATGTCGGTCCTGGCACGCTGGAATATCGTACCGCGCCTTGTCGGGGTGCCCGGCGTCGCTAACGTGTCGGTTTGGGGATTGCGCAACAAACAGGTCCAGGTACAGGTGAATCCGGCAACCTTACACGCTAATAATATTACCCTAGAGCAAATTATTAAGACCGCAGGGGAATCGGTCTGGGCCTCACCGCTGACCTATCTTAATTCGTCAACGCCCGGTTCCGGTGGCTTCATCGATACGCCCAACCAGCGTCTCGGGGTTCGCCATATTTCGCCCACCGCCACGCCGGAAAGTTTTTCTCAGGTCCCGGTGTTTGGCACCGCCATCCCGCTGCATCAGGTCGCCCATGTAATTGAGGCCAATCAACCACTTATCGGCGATGCGATTTTCAAAACCGGTAGTGGCTTACTGCTGGCGATCGACAAGTTTCCCGGGGCCAATACCATAGAGGTCACACACGGTGTCGAGGCCGCGTTACTTGAGCTGAGCCCCGGCATGCAGGGTATTGAGGTCGACAGCCATATTTACCGACCCGCCAGTTTTATAGAGCGGGCGGCTGAGAACCTGGGCACAGGTATCGCCGTTGCCTATATGCTGCTGCTGATTGCGTTTGCGAGTCTATTCGCCAACTGGCGCGTTACCCTGATCGCAGCGGTGGTGGTACCGCTGTCAGGTTTTTCGGCCATTTGGGCCCTCAATGCGTGGGGCGCCGATACCAATATGATGATGATTGCCGGCCTGACCCTTGCTATTGCCGTAATAGTCGGCGATGCGGTCCTGAGCCTAGACACTATCGTTCGACGACTCGGGGCGGCAGACGGCATTGCAAACAAGAAGACCGACTTTGCCATCATCGTTACGGCAGCCCGGGAGGCTTGCAGCCCGCTCTTGTATGCCACCCTGATGCTACTGCTCGCGGTTGTGCCGCTGTTATTTATGCACGGCACAATGGCACCATTTTTTAAACCCATGATCTGGGCCTACGCCGTCGCGGTATTGGCGTCACTGACTGTCGCATTGGTTTTGACACCTGCGCTGTGTCTTTTGCTATTAGGCGGCGCTCCGGTAGCGGAACGCACTTACTCAAGGTTGATGGACAAATTAAATGGCCTGTCCGAGGTGCTCGTGAATGCAACGTTGGCTAAACTCTGGCCAACGATCTTACTGGCAGTGGTCGGCCTGGGCGTGGGTCTATTCGTCTGGAACCAGGCTGAACACGCTTACCTGCCGATCTTTAATGAAACCGATATAGTGGTTGAGATTGACGCGCCGGCTGGTACCTCGCTGCCAGCTATGAGCCAGATCACCCAAGACCTGATTAACGAAATCCTTGCCATTCCGGGGGTCCGAAATGCTGCTGCACAGGTGGGTCGTGCCGTCTTTTCCGCCGAGGTGTCAGATGTCGACTCCGCCGAAATCTGGGTCAGTATCGACCTGGATGCCCAGTACGAAGAGACTCTCGCTAAAATTCAATCGGTCGCGAACGCTCGGCCAAATATTAGCGCCGAAGTCAGCTCATTTTTATCAAAGCGAATATTGGAAACCCTGACCGGGGATGATGAAACCATCAGCGTACGAGTGTTTGGTCACGACTATGCCATCCTCCAAGCCAAGGCGGAAGAAATACGCACCCTACTTGAAAAAATCGAGGGCATAACCAACCCTCTGATCGAGGCGCATGCGGAAAAAACCACGATTGAGGTTGTGGTCGATCTCGACCGCGCCCGGCAATACGGTTTAAAGCCAGGCGATGTCCGGCGCGCTGCCTCGACTCTGGTGCAAGGCATTACCGTAGGGGCATTGTTTGAAGACCAAAAGGTATTTGATGTGGTCGTGGTCGGTAGTGACACTATTCATACCAATTTAGACGACGTGCGTAATTTGCTAATCGATGCGGTGACCGGTGAACAGGTTCGTTTGGGCGACGTAGCCGATGTCAGAGTCGTGTCGGCACCTAGCGTCATTCTACGCCAAGGGGTGTCACGCAGACTCGATATAGTGGCTGATATTAGCGGCCGAGATGTTGGTGCAGTGTCGCGCGAAGTCGCGCGTACTATTCAAGGCATGTCATTTCCATTTGAATACCACGCCCATGTTTTGGGTGAATACTTTCAACAAAAAACGGCTCTGCAATCCTTATACAGAAATTTTTTCGCGGTGGCGTTGATTATATTTTTATTGCTGCAGGCGGCCTTTGGCAGTTGGAAAATGGCTCTATTGAGCATGGTGGGTATCCCCATAACGCTACTGGGCGGATTTTTGGTGGTGATGCCCAGTGGCTATTTCTCACTCGGCTCGATGGTCGGCCTGGGCATTGCTTTGAGCTTCAGCGTGCGCAATGGCGTAACGCTAATACGCGCGTTTCAATGGCGGCAGTTGCAAGGTACGCCCTTTGGTGCGCTCTTAGTGCGCTCGGTTATAGCTGAGCGAATGCCGGCTCTGCTGATCAGCGCGCTGGTTCTGGCGGCCCTGTCTTTTCCCTTCATCGTCTTGGGCAATATAGCCGGCCTGGAAATTCTCCACGCTTCGGCCAGTGTCATGCTGGGTGGGTTGGTCAGTGCACTGGTGCTGGTCTTATGTTGCATCCCGGCACTTTACCTACGCTTTGGCGCCGACGCCGGTCGGGACACGCTGGGCTTGGGCGACTTGGCGCAGAATACGTCCGCTAACACATCAACCCCTTCGCTTGAGTCGGGAGCATCGTTATGA
- a CDS encoding IS3 family transposase (programmed frameshift), translating into MESCSNTGRKRTQRDYTLAFKLSVVDQVEKGELTYKQAQKRYGIQGRSTVLVWLRKHGTLDWTSQRVKPLMNKETPEQKIKRLEKALEDKEDYIYLMDETIKRVDQIKGTSFPKKVLRVVAREAQARGRMTLARSCRLIGISRQAMYQELARKRQKSTALSPVLDWVYTIRRDLPRLGGRKLYHLLQPELQRQQIKLGRDGLFTLLRQHRLLIMPARQYRKTTHSKHWMRKYPNLYQGMAIDRPEQAYVSDITYLESREGVHYLSLVTDAYSRKIVGHHVSDDLSAKSVVKALDQMLIERQSRERAIHHSDRGLQYCSELYQSRLASQGITPSMTTGYDCYQNALAERINGILKHEFLIHQYKDKEELEQVVKESIDAYNHKRPHSSLGMLTPASVHEKAN; encoded by the exons ATGGAATCCTGTTCTAACACAGGCCGAAAGCGCACTCAGCGTGATTACACCCTGGCCTTTAAATTGTCAGTGGTCGACCAAGTTGAAAAAGGCGAACTCACCTACAAACAGGCTCAAAAGCGCTACGGCATTCAAGGCCGATCAACCGTTTTGGTGTGGCTTCGTAAGCATGGTACCTTGGACTGGACCTCTCAACGTGTAAAACCCCTCATGAATAAAGAAACCCCAGAACAAAAAATTAAACGGCTCGAGAAAGCCCTCGAAGACAAAGAAGATTACATTTACCTGATGGATGAAACGATCAAGCGAGTCGACCAGATTAAGGGGACCTCTTTCC CGAAAAAAGTTCTTAGAGTTGTTGCCCGAGAAGCTCAAGCAAGAGGACGAATGACACTGGCTCGAAGCTGTCGTTTGATAGGTATTTCTCGACAAGCCATGTATCAAGAGCTTGCTCGAAAACGCCAAAAATCAACGGCGCTATCACCCGTACTGGACTGGGTATATACGATACGTCGTGACTTGCCGCGCTTAGGTGGCCGGAAGCTCTACCACCTTTTGCAGCCGGAGCTCCAACGGCAACAGATTAAACTGGGGCGGGATGGTTTGTTTACGCTATTAAGGCAGCATCGTCTCTTAATCATGCCGGCACGTCAGTACCGTAAAACCACGCACAGTAAGCATTGGATGCGAAAATACCCAAACCTATACCAGGGAATGGCCATTGACCGACCAGAGCAGGCCTATGTGAGCGATATCACATACTTGGAAAGTCGAGAGGGGGTGCATTACCTCTCGTTGGTGACCGATGCGTATTCTCGAAAGATTGTAGGTCATCACGTCAGTGATGATCTGTCAGCGAAATCCGTGGTAAAGGCATTAGACCAAATGCTTATCGAACGACAGAGCAGAGAACGGGCCATTCATCATTCGGACCGAGGACTACAATACTGTTCTGAGCTGTATCAATCACGCTTGGCGTCACAAGGTATCACGCCTTCAATGACCACAGGCTACGATTGTTACCAGAATGCGTTGGCAGAGAGGATTAACGGCATTCTAAAACACGAGTTCTTAATCCATCAATACAAAGACAAAGAGGAGCTGGAGCAGGTCGTGAAAGAGTCAATCGATGCGTATAATCACAAACGACCGCACAGCAGTTTGGGGATGCTAACCCCAGCAAGCGTGCATGAAAAAGCCAACTGA
- a CDS encoding O-acetylhomoserine aminocarboxypropyltransferase/cysteine synthase family protein encodes MKLESIALHEGYTSEDTTKAAAVPIYLTTSFTFDDTQHGADLFDLKVAGNIYTRIMNPTTDVLEKRVAAMEGGIGALCVASGMAAITYAIQCITEAGDNIVSTSQLYGGTYNFFAHSLPRQGVQTRMVSHDDFAGFEQAIDDKTKAIFCESIGNPAGNIVDIARLAEIAHKHGVPLIVDNTVATPYLCRPFELGADIVVHSLTKYIGGHGTAIGGVIVDSGKFDWVANKARFPVMNEPDPSYHGVVYTEALGEAAYIGRCRVVPLRNTGAAISPMNSFQILQGLETLGLRMDRHCDNAEKLAAYLQKHDKVEWVNYAALPDSPYYATCQKITHGKASGILSFGLVGGIDACARFIDGLEMILRLVNIGDAKSLACHPASTTHRQLNAEELAAAGVSADLIRISVGIEHIDDIIADVAQALDKA; translated from the coding sequence ATGAAACTTGAATCCATTGCTTTGCATGAAGGCTACACGTCAGAAGACACCACCAAGGCTGCAGCCGTCCCGATCTACCTAACAACCTCCTTCACCTTTGATGATACCCAGCACGGTGCCGACCTGTTTGATCTGAAGGTCGCGGGTAATATCTACACGCGCATAATGAATCCAACGACAGACGTCTTGGAAAAGCGCGTCGCGGCGATGGAAGGCGGCATCGGTGCCCTCTGTGTGGCGTCCGGTATGGCGGCCATTACCTATGCGATTCAATGCATCACCGAAGCGGGCGACAATATTGTTAGCACCAGCCAATTGTATGGCGGCACCTATAATTTCTTTGCCCACTCACTGCCGCGACAAGGCGTTCAAACGCGCATGGTATCGCACGATGACTTTGCCGGTTTCGAACAAGCCATCGATGACAAAACCAAGGCCATTTTTTGCGAGTCTATCGGTAACCCCGCCGGCAATATTGTCGACATCGCGCGTTTGGCTGAAATCGCCCATAAACACGGTGTGCCGCTAATAGTCGACAACACCGTAGCCACGCCTTATCTGTGCCGCCCGTTTGAGCTCGGTGCTGATATTGTAGTGCATTCACTGACCAAATATATTGGTGGCCACGGCACCGCCATTGGCGGGGTCATTGTTGACTCGGGCAAGTTTGACTGGGTGGCCAATAAGGCGCGTTTCCCGGTTATGAATGAACCCGATCCGTCCTATCATGGTGTTGTCTACACTGAAGCACTGGGCGAGGCCGCCTATATCGGGCGCTGCCGTGTTGTGCCGTTGCGCAATACCGGCGCGGCGATTTCACCGATGAATTCATTTCAAATCCTTCAGGGCCTCGAAACACTGGGCTTGCGTATGGATCGCCATTGCGACAACGCGGAAAAATTGGCTGCCTATCTGCAAAAGCACGACAAGGTGGAATGGGTCAACTATGCCGCGCTGCCCGATAGCCCGTACTATGCAACCTGCCAGAAAATCACCCACGGCAAGGCATCGGGTATTTTAAGCTTTGGGTTGGTCGGCGGCATCGACGCCTGTGCGCGCTTTATCGATGGGCTGGAAATGATCTTGCGCCTGGTTAATATCGGCGATGCAAAGTCCTTAGCCTGCCACCCGGCGTCCACTACACACCGCCAGTTGAATGCAGAGGAATTGGCAGCCGCCGGTGTTAGCGCCGATCTGATCAGAATATCGGTTGGCATCGAACACATTGATGACATTATTGCCGACGTCGCCCAGGCGCTAGATAAGGCCTAA